In Patagioenas fasciata isolate bPatFas1 chromosome 2, bPatFas1.hap1, whole genome shotgun sequence, a single window of DNA contains:
- the TMEM200C gene encoding transmembrane protein 200C produces the protein MIATGGLLRISARKQDPLRPQSQVPKRKRKAKKKRKNDVVVVKGKLKLCSLSGLIALCGILVLLVGIALAVVGYWPKPSQVYREGSFSAGRHLAPQGGTPKNRSRSQEGAQAAIHPELPSRANISTTATTQGSPQSPPTSSSPQASVGFLFRLFSSYLHSDKLKVLGPLIMGIGIFLFICANAVLHENRDKKTKIINLRDLYSTVIDAHSLRTKDGGTPASAPLNGFVSYVQSRGLELKPGGEGLGTAAMLAKSSWPPGLGVSLSPPDLASSPRRSSFCTPLQPPSLAEAVYSIYRERAALAGRTITSPPCSPPESWGQRSTASSIVGSSLSAFTLLPLAPSSGGGGWRRPPGERGAREIPRGEFELSLTDLSSSHVEGGCGTRRHKLVLRRQSTSCLPDARRPLSPEPPRSPAVSGGTDSSLLVKASSSYSKSLDLGGSPPSSPPAITRADSQSSQSEPSSSNKGYSHLEEAGTSLESVANTPASKIQDCEEEPAEKTGPLKATSREQTGEQSQQTQRQYTNKEKLFMISRSHAALGLEDGELESTGI, from the coding sequence ATGATTGCCACTGGAGGCCTCCTGAGGATCTCAGCTAGGAAACAGGACCCCTTGCGACCCCAAAGTCAAGTTCCCAAACGCAAGCGTAAGGCCAAAAAGAAGCGCAAGAACGACGTGGTGGTGGTGAAAGGCAAGCTGAAGCTGTGCTCCCTCTCAGGGCTCATTGCCCTCTGTGGCATCCTGGTACTCCTGGTGGGCATCGCCTTGGCCGTGGTGGGCTACTGGCCAAAGCCCAGCCAGGTGTACAGAGAAGGCAGCTTCAGTGCGGGCCGGCACCTGGCACCACAGGGTGGCACCCCCAAGAACCGCTCCCGAAGCCAGGAAGGGGCACAAGCAGCAATCCATCCAGAGTTACCCTCCAGAGCCAACATCTCCACCACTGCTACCACCCAGGGGTCCCCACAGTCCCCCCCAACTTCCTCGTCTCCCCAGGCCTCAGTGGGTTTTCTTTTCCGTCTTTTCTCGAGCTACTTGCATTCAGACAAGCTGAAGGTGCTGGGCCCCCTCATCATGGGTATCGgcatcttcctcttcatctgtgcTAATGCAGTATTGCATGAGAACCGTGACAAGAAGACCAAGATCATCAACCTGCGTGACCTCTACTCCACTGTCATTGATGCCCACAGCCTGCGGACAAAGGACGGAGGCACCCCGGCCTCAGCCCCTCTCAATGGCTTTGTCAGCTACGTGCAGTCCCGGGGCCTGGAGCTAAAGCCTGGTGGTGAAGGCCTGGGTACTGCGGCCATGCTGGCCAAGAGCTCCTGGCCACCAGGACTGGGTGTCTCCCTTTCCCCACCGGACCTGGCATCCTCGCCACGGCGTTCCTCCTTCTGCACCCCACTGCAGccgcccagcctggctgaggctGTGTACAGCATCTACCGGGAGCGTGCTGCCCTTGCTGGCCGCACCATCACCAGCCCACCCTGCAGCCCACCAGAGAGCTGGGGCCAGCGCAGCACAGCCAGCTCCATCGTCGGCTCTTCACTCAGCGCCTTCACCCTCTTGCCCTTGGCACCAAGCAGCGGAGGGGGAGGCTGGCGGAGGCCCCCAGGTGAGCGGGGAGCCCGAGAAATCCCACGGGGGGAGTTTGAACTCAGCCTGACTGACCTCAGCAGCAGCCATGTTGAGGGAGGCTGTGGGACGAGGAGGCACAAGCTGGTTCTCAGGAGACAGAGCACCAGCTGCTTGCCTGATGCCAGGCGTCCCCTTTCCCCCGAGCCACCTCGGTCCCCAGCTGTCAGTGGTGGCACAGACTCCAGCCTCTTGGTAAAGGCATCTTCTAGCTACTCCAAATCTCTGGATCTGGGGGGATcacccccctccagcccccctgccatcaCCAGGGCGGACTCCCAGAGCTCCCAGTCTGAGCCTTCCAGCAGCAATAAGGGCTACAGCCACCTGGAGGAGGCAGGCACCTCCTTGGAGTCAGTTGCCAACACCCCAGCCAGTAAAATCCAGGACtgtgaggaggaaccagctgagAAGACAGGCCCTCTCAAGGCTACCAGCAGAGAACAAACAGGGGAGCAATCCCAGCAAACTCAAAGACAGTACACAAATAAAGAGAAACTCTTTATGATTTCTAGGTCGCACGCTGCATTAGGGCTGGAGGATGGGGAACTGGAGAGTACTGGCATCTAA